In the Campylobacter sp. RM6914 genome, one interval contains:
- a CDS encoding malic enzyme-like NAD(P)-binding protein, with product MSKVTKEEALAYHLGGKIAISVKTPCKSARDLSMAYTPGVAEPCREIEADNELAYKYTNKGNLVAVITDGTAVLGLGDIGAVAGKPVMEGKAVLFKKFANVDAFDIELDENDPDKIVEICKALSPTFGGINLEDMRAPKCFEIERKLQEAVDIPVMHDDQHGTAMITSAGMINAMEISGKDISKIKIVVSGAGAAGIACAKMYKALGAKHIVMCDSKGVIHSERTDLTPEKIEFALKTDDRTLADAMRGADMFLGLSKPGVLTKEMVASMNAEPIIFALANPTPEIFPEEVAEVRSDVMMGTGRSDYPNQVNNVLGFPFIFRGALDVRAKKITENMKMAAAKALANLAKEPVPADVCAAFGVKELKFGKDYIIPKPFDKRVLTAVAPAVAQAAVNDGVARVKDFDVKAYTKKLAEGIF from the coding sequence ATGAGTAAAGTTACAAAAGAAGAAGCATTAGCATACCACTTAGGCGGTAAGATCGCTATTAGCGTTAAGACACCTTGCAAAAGCGCACGCGATCTATCTATGGCATACACACCGGGTGTTGCCGAGCCATGCCGCGAGATAGAAGCTGATAACGAATTAGCTTACAAATACACAAACAAAGGCAATCTTGTAGCCGTTATCACAGACGGAACAGCAGTTCTTGGTCTTGGTGACATAGGAGCAGTAGCAGGCAAGCCTGTAATGGAAGGTAAAGCTGTTTTATTTAAAAAATTTGCAAATGTCGATGCTTTTGATATCGAGCTTGATGAAAACGATCCGGATAAAATCGTCGAGATTTGTAAAGCACTTTCACCGACATTTGGCGGTATAAATTTAGAAGACATGCGCGCTCCAAAATGTTTTGAGATAGAGCGTAAACTTCAAGAAGCGGTTGATATCCCTGTAATGCACGACGATCAACACGGAACCGCGATGATAACAAGTGCAGGCATGATAAATGCTATGGAAATTTCAGGCAAAGATATTTCTAAAATCAAGATCGTAGTTAGCGGTGCCGGAGCCGCAGGAATAGCTTGCGCTAAAATGTATAAAGCTCTTGGCGCAAAGCATATCGTAATGTGTGATAGCAAGGGTGTTATCCATAGCGAAAGAACCGATCTAACTCCTGAAAAGATAGAATTTGCACTAAAAACTGACGACAGAACACTTGCGGATGCAATGAGAGGCGCTGATATGTTTTTAGGTCTATCAAAACCGGGCGTACTTACAAAAGAGATGGTTGCCTCTATGAATGCAGAGCCGATAATATTTGCTCTTGCCAACCCTACTCCTGAAATTTTCCCTGAAGAAGTTGCAGAGGTTAGAAGTGATGTCATGATGGGAACAGGAAGAAGCGACTATCCAAACCAAGTAAACAATGTCCTTGGCTTTCCATTTATCTTCCGTGGCGCGCTTGACGTGAGAGCTAAAAAGATCACCGAAAACATGAAAATGGCAGCCGCAAAAGCACTTGCTAATCTAGCAAAAGAGCCTGTTCCTGCTGATGTTTGCGCTGCATTTGGTGTAAAAGAGCTAAAATTTGGTAAAGACTACATCATACCAAAACCTTTTGATAAGCGCGTTTTAACAGCCGTTGCTCCAGCAGTAGCACAAGCTGCCGTAAATGACGGAGTAGCAAGAGTTAAAGACTTTGACGTAAAAGCTTATACTAAAAAACTTGCAGAAGGTATATTTTAA
- the gltX gene encoding glutamate--tRNA ligase yields the protein MIVTRFAPSPTGYLHIGGLRTALYSYLYARANGGKFLLRIEDTDLKRNSEEATIAIREAFDWCGLDYDGEVAYQSKRFDVYKEYVKKLLDEGKAYKCYMSKEELDELRAQQEARKERPKYDNRYRDFTGTPPAGIEPVIRIKAPMEGEIVIKDGIKGEVKFKVEDILDDFIIARSDGTPTYNFTVVIDDALMGVTHVIRGDDHLSNTPKQIVLYDALGFKKPEFFHVAMINGEDGKKLSKRHGATDVMEYKRMGYLPEALLNFLVRLGWSHGDDEIFNMDDMLKFFDPHDINKSSSTYNAQKLDWLNAHYIKTLPYERLAKEMKEFGVDFNSHAKGELLLNILRERSKTLIDMSKAANSIINAPTEYDQKAYDKFITVQTKEILTKFSEILTLNLDAKGYETLTNEFLQANEVKLKDLAQALRVALTGNSVSPGIFEVLEVLGSTETKNRITKILN from the coding sequence ATGATAGTTACTAGATTTGCGCCCTCTCCGACAGGGTATTTGCATATCGGTGGTCTTCGAACGGCGCTTTATAGTTATTTGTATGCCAGAGCTAACGGTGGTAAATTTTTACTTCGCATAGAAGATACCGACCTAAAACGCAACTCCGAAGAAGCAACGATCGCCATACGCGAGGCGTTTGACTGGTGTGGGCTTGATTATGACGGCGAGGTTGCATATCAGTCAAAGCGCTTTGATGTATACAAGGAGTATGTTAAAAAGCTACTTGATGAAGGCAAGGCGTATAAATGCTATATGAGCAAGGAAGAACTTGATGAGCTACGCGCCCAGCAAGAAGCTCGTAAAGAACGCCCAAAATACGACAACCGCTACCGCGACTTTACAGGAACTCCACCCGCCGGAATTGAGCCTGTTATTCGCATAAAAGCTCCTATGGAGGGAGAAATAGTTATAAAAGACGGCATCAAAGGAGAGGTGAAATTTAAAGTCGAAGATATACTTGACGACTTTATCATCGCCAGAAGCGACGGCACGCCAACATATAATTTTACAGTTGTCATAGATGATGCTTTAATGGGTGTAACTCACGTTATACGCGGCGATGATCACCTTTCAAATACACCAAAACAAATCGTTCTTTACGACGCTCTTGGCTTTAAAAAACCGGAATTTTTCCATGTAGCTATGATAAACGGAGAAGACGGCAAAAAACTAAGCAAGCGCCACGGTGCAACCGACGTAATGGAATACAAACGCATGGGTTATCTGCCTGAAGCGCTTTTAAATTTCCTTGTGCGTCTTGGTTGGAGTCACGGCGATGATGAAATTTTTAACATGGACGATATGCTTAAATTTTTCGATCCGCATGATATAAATAAATCATCAAGCACATATAACGCCCAAAAACTTGACTGGCTAAACGCGCATTATATTAAGACATTGCCTTACGAGCGCTTAGCTAAAGAAATGAAAGAATTTGGCGTTGATTTTAACTCTCACGCAAAAGGCGAATTGTTGCTAAACATCCTAAGAGAGCGTTCAAAAACCCTAATAGACATGTCAAAAGCGGCGAATTCTATCATAAATGCACCAACAGAATATGATCAAAAAGCTTATGATAAATTTATAACCGTGCAAACAAAAGAGATACTGACTAAATTTAGTGAAATTTTGACATTAAATTTAGACGCAAAAGGCTATGAAACGCTAACAAACGAGTTCTTGCAAGCTAACGAGGTAAAACTAAAAGACCTAGCACAAGCACTTAGAGTGGCACTAACAGGTAATAGCGTGAGTCCCGGTATATTTGAAGTATTAGAAGTGCTTGGAAGTACCGAAACAAAAAACAGAATAACAAAAATTTTAAATTAA
- a CDS encoding acetyl-CoA carboxylase biotin carboxylase subunit, with protein MQIKKVLIANRGEIALRALRTIKEMGKEAIVVHSTADQDALYVKYADASICIGAPRSSDSYLNIPAIISAAEISGADAIFPGYGFLSENQNFVEICSHHKIKFIGPSVEAMALMSDKSKAKQMMQRAGVPVIPGSDGAIKDIKFAKDLAKKIGYPVILKAAAGGGGRGMRVVEKEEDLEKAFWSAESEAMSAFGDGTMYMEKYILNPRHIEVQIIGDSHGNVLHIGERDCSMQRRHQKLIEESPAILLSDEIRKKLHETAIRAAKAIGYEGAGTFEFLVDKNLDFYFIEMNTRLQVEHCVSEMVSGLDIIEWMIRVAQGEALPSQDSIQLRGHAIECRITAEDPNSFTPCPGKITKYVCPGGRNVRMDSHIYQDYSIPPFYDSMIGKLIVWDEDRNRAIHKMKVALEQLVIQGIKTTRDFHIAMMDNPDFINNNYDTNYLSRH; from the coding sequence ATGCAAATCAAAAAAGTTTTAATCGCAAACCGAGGCGAAATCGCACTCAGAGCTTTGCGAACGATAAAGGAGATGGGCAAAGAGGCGATCGTGGTTCACTCAACCGCCGATCAAGACGCACTTTATGTTAAATACGCAGATGCTTCAATTTGCATCGGTGCACCTCGATCAAGCGACAGCTATTTAAACATACCTGCGATTATTTCAGCTGCCGAAATTAGCGGAGCAGACGCGATATTTCCTGGATATGGCTTCTTAAGTGAAAACCAAAATTTCGTTGAAATTTGCTCACATCATAAAATAAAATTTATAGGACCAAGCGTTGAGGCTATGGCCTTAATGAGTGATAAAAGTAAAGCAAAACAGATGATGCAACGCGCAGGCGTGCCTGTTATCCCTGGATCTGACGGTGCTATCAAAGATATAAAATTTGCCAAAGATTTAGCTAAAAAGATCGGCTATCCTGTTATACTAAAAGCAGCTGCGGGCGGTGGCGGTCGCGGAATGCGCGTGGTCGAAAAAGAAGAAGATCTTGAAAAGGCATTTTGGTCTGCCGAAAGCGAGGCAATGAGTGCATTTGGTGATGGAACGATGTATATGGAAAAATACATCCTAAATCCACGCCACATTGAAGTTCAGATCATCGGCGATAGCCATGGTAATGTCCTACACATCGGCGAGCGCGACTGCTCTATGCAACGCCGCCATCAAAAGCTAATAGAAGAAAGCCCCGCGATCTTACTTAGCGACGAGATACGAAAAAAACTTCACGAAACCGCCATTCGCGCAGCAAAAGCGATAGGATACGAGGGTGCGGGAACGTTTGAATTTTTAGTAGATAAAAATTTGGATTTTTACTTTATCGAAATGAACACACGCTTGCAAGTTGAACACTGCGTAAGTGAGATGGTAAGCGGACTTGATATTATTGAATGGATGATAAGAGTAGCGCAAGGCGAGGCACTACCTAGCCAAGACAGCATACAGTTAAGAGGTCATGCGATCGAATGCCGTATAACAGCCGAAGATCCAAACAGCTTTACTCCATGTCCAGGCAAGATCACAAAATACGTCTGCCCAGGTGGACGCAATGTGCGCATGGATAGTCATATCTATCAAGACTACTCTATACCGCCGTTTTATGACAGTATGATAGGCAAGCTTATAGTTTGGGATGAGGATAGAAATAGAGCCATCCATAAGATGAAAGTAGCGCTTGAGCAACTTGTTATCCAAGGGATAAAAACAACTCGTGATTTCCACATCGCAATGATGGATAACCCAGACTTCATAAACAACAACTACGACACAAACTATCTTTCAAGACATTAA
- the upp gene encoding uracil phosphoribosyltransferase — translation MAHQIDKNNIKLISHPLIEHKLSILRDKKTEPFQFRMIVDEISHLMIFEATRDLALREIEVQTPVAKTKAKKLATKIMICPILRAALGMLDSVFTIIPDAAVGFLGFQRNEETAQAEFFYAKLPPDASSRMAIIIDPMFATGGTAIDAVKFLKDKGVKNIKFISIIAAPEGLARFNEIYPDVEVYTAAIDERLNEKNYIVPGLGDAGDRVFNTLS, via the coding sequence ATGGCTCATCAAATAGATAAAAATAACATCAAACTTATATCTCACCCGCTAATCGAGCACAAACTATCAATATTACGAGATAAAAAAACTGAACCATTTCAATTTCGTATGATAGTTGATGAGATTAGCCACCTAATGATCTTTGAAGCAACAAGAGATCTTGCTTTACGCGAGATCGAGGTGCAAACACCGGTTGCAAAGACAAAAGCTAAAAAACTAGCCACTAAGATCATGATATGCCCTATCTTGCGTGCAGCACTTGGCATGCTTGATAGCGTATTTACCATCATCCCGGATGCTGCGGTAGGTTTTTTGGGATTTCAAAGAAACGAAGAAACCGCGCAAGCCGAATTCTTCTACGCAAAGCTTCCGCCTGACGCATCTTCACGCATGGCTATTATCATAGATCCGATGTTTGCCACAGGTGGCACAGCGATAGATGCTGTCAAATTTCTAAAAGATAAGGGTGTAAAAAATATAAAATTTATATCCATCATAGCGGCTCCCGAGGGCTTAGCTCGTTTTAATGAAATTTATCCTGACGTCGAGGTTTATACGGCTGCAATTGACGAGAGATTAAACGAGAAAAACTACATAGTTCCTGGGCTTGGCGATGCCGGAGATAGAGTATTTAACACACTTTCGTAA
- a CDS encoding peptidylprolyl isomerase: MFKRAIFASLVCGICLNAQMVNGIAAIVENEPITLFEVYKIKEQFNTDERQALNLLIRDRLEQAEIKNLSIGASAFEIKERIDAIIAQNKMTNSQFLNSLAAEGISYSDFKNDIEKKLLQEKLYKRISSEVGKNLTPEQARAYYEANKHQFSVFQNAEVTIFRANSEKQLQDQQSSKKTLKGVEAQKISFDYSRIDPRLAAIIANTQVGQYTQILARQGGFDMFLVENKIGEYTPSFEQIQEQIMNSLYESEQQKVMQDYFEKLRAKAKINIIR; the protein is encoded by the coding sequence ATGTTTAAAAGAGCTATTTTTGCTTCTTTAGTGTGTGGAATTTGCCTAAATGCGCAGATGGTTAACGGTATCGCAGCTATCGTAGAAAACGAGCCGATAACGCTCTTTGAAGTTTATAAGATAAAAGAGCAGTTTAATACCGATGAAAGACAGGCTTTAAATTTACTTATTAGAGACCGTTTGGAGCAAGCAGAGATAAAAAATTTATCAATTGGCGCCTCGGCATTTGAGATAAAAGAGAGAATCGACGCTATTATCGCTCAAAACAAAATGACAAATTCGCAATTTTTAAACTCACTTGCTGCAGAAGGCATAAGCTATAGCGACTTTAAAAATGATATAGAAAAGAAGCTTTTACAAGAAAAGCTTTATAAGCGCATATCTTCTGAAGTAGGTAAAAATTTAACACCTGAGCAAGCAAGAGCGTATTATGAGGCAAATAAACATCAATTTAGCGTATTTCAAAATGCAGAAGTTACGATATTTAGAGCAAATAGCGAAAAACAACTGCAAGATCAGCAAAGCAGCAAAAAGACACTAAAAGGCGTAGAGGCACAAAAAATTTCTTTTGATTACTCAAGGATAGATCCGCGCTTAGCAGCAATAATCGCCAATACACAAGTTGGTCAATATACTCAAATTTTAGCCAGACAAGGTGGCTTTGACATGTTTTTGGTTGAAAACAAAATTGGCGAATACACTCCAAGCTTTGAGCAAATTCAAGAGCAGATCATGAACTCTCTCTACGAGTCTGAACAACAAAAAGTTATGCAAGACTACTTTGAAAAACTTCGCGCAAAAGCAAAAATCAATATAATCAGATAA